DNA sequence from the Anaerobranca californiensis DSM 14826 genome:
TTTAGTGGAAAGGCTGCCGCTAATTAATAAAGAACTTTATGGGCAAGTAAAGGAAATTTTAGAAAAAAATAAAAGTGTACGGCACATAAGGGGCGGAGAATCTACAAAATTAAAATATATGAAAAAAGAGTTAGTTTCAGAGTAATTTATTTATAAAGAAAAGAGGATTTCTTTAGATTATGTAGAATAAAACAATGATGCCTTAGGTAATTAGTCATATATTGAATTTTTTTAGGGAATGAGGGGTGGAAGTTTTGTTTAGATTAGGAAAAGATATTGGCGTAGATTTAGGAACAGCGACGATTTTAGTGACTGTTAAAGGAAAAGGGGTAGTACTACATGAACCTTCTGTAGTGGCAGTGGACAGTGATACACAAAAAGTTCTAAAAGTAGGGGAAGAAGCAAGACAAATGCTAGGAAGAACACCTCTAAACATTACCGCTGTTAAACCACTAAGGGATGGTGTTATTGCAGACTTTGACTTGACGGAAGTCATGTTAAAATATTTTATTACTAAAGCAGCTGGCAACTCTATATTTGCCAAACCTAGAGTAATGGTATGTGTACCAGCAGGTATTACTACAGTAGAGAAAAGGGCAGTGGAAGAAGCTGTTTATCGAACAGGGGCAAAGGCAGTATTTCTAATTGAAGAACCTAGGGCAGCGGCTTTAGGGGCAGGTTTAGAAATCTTTGAACCCTATGGTAATATGGTAATAGATATCGGTGGTGGTACCACTGATGTAGCTGTTTTATCTTTAGGAAGCATTGTGGAAAAAGACAGTATTCGGGTAGGAGGAAATCGTTTTGATGAATCCTTAATTAGATACATAAGGGATAAGCACAATTTAATGATAGGTGAAAGGACCGCCGAGGAAATAAAAATTAAAATAGGAACAGCAAATCTTCAAAGCCGCAACGAGACAATGGAAATTAGGGGAAGGGATATAGTAAGTGGTTTACCTAAAACCATAGAGTTTACTTCTAAAGAGGCTTATGAAGCAATGGAAGAACCTATCCATGCAATTTTACGGAGTACCCATAAAGTTTTAGAAAAAACACCGCCAGAATTGGCAGCAGATATTATGGATAAGGGAATTATCATGACTGGTGGTGGAGCTATGCTCCATGGATTAGATATTTTCCTTTCTGAAAGGTTAGGTACTCCAGTAGTGTTAGCAGAAGACCCAATCACTTGTGTGGTAAGGGGAACAGGTTTAGCATTGGAAATGCTAGATATAATGCAAGATACTCTAGTGGGTAGTAAAAAAAGTGGTTAAGACTTAGCTATGCTAAGTCTTTTGTACTATTGACAGGATTTCTTCTTTAAGATAAGCTGGAACTAGAATTATACCTTGCTGGAGGTGGAAAATGTGATTCGGGGATTACATATCGCTAAAACCGGTATGCTAACACAACAGCGGAGACAGGAAAATATTGCTAACAATATAGTAAATGCAAATACACCGGGATTTAAGAAAGCTACTGCTGCTATAGCAAAGGATAGAGATCTTTTTTTACATAGATTAAATGATGAGGTATTAAAAACTTCATTTGGAAATATAGATAGAAAACCTAAAGTTGGCCCTTTAGGAACAGGGGTTTTTGTTGACGAAACTTTAGTTAATTTTAGTACGGGAAGTTTAATAGAGACAAATAATCCCTTAGATTTATCTATACAGGGTGGTGGTTTTTTCACCCTTGAAGGAAATGGACAAACATTTTTGACAAGGAACGGGGTATTTACCACAGATAGTCAAGGTTATGTAGTAAATTCCGATGGTTTTTATCTCTTAGGTCAAAATGGTAGAATTAGTTTAAATGGTGGAGAAATAACTATCAAGGAAAATGGAGATATTTTTGTAGATGGTAATTACATTGACACTCTACAGATAACTACTGTTCAAAATCCCCATTCTTTAAGTAAACTTGGGATGAATCTCTTTACTGTAACGGAACGGACTATCTTAGGAGGACCTCAAGGGTTAATCCGTCAAGGTTTTATTGAAGGGTCTAATGTGGATTTGGCAGAAGAAATGGTTGAGTTAATTTCCACCCTTAGGGCCTATGAAGCAAATCAGAAAATCATACAAACCCATGACGAACTGTTGGGTAAAGCAGTTAATGAAATAGCCTCTGTTCGTTAAAGGAGGATAGAAATGATAAGATCACTTTATACAGCTAGTTCAGGAATACTATCTGGCCAGCGGCAAGTGGATAATGTAGCCCATAATTTAGCTAATATTAATACTATGGGTTTTAAAGCTAATCGCTTGGATTTTAAAGATTTGTTTTATGTAAATTTACAACAAAACAAGAATTTAGATTTAGAAAACAGAAGGAGCAACCCGGGAATTCAAATAGGTCAGGGAGTAATGCCCAGTTCTATTACCAAAAAATTAACCCAAGGTCCTATCATTACAACTTCTAATCCCTTAGATTTAGCTATCGAAGGACAGGGTTTTTTTGGAGTAGAGGTGGATGGACAACTTTTACTCACTAGACATGGGAACTTTCATTTAGATGAAAATGGCCTATTAGTTAACAGTGATGGTTATCCCGTTATTGGGCAGTTTAATGGTAGTTTAATAAACTATAGGGAGATAAGTATTGACCAAGATGGAGTAATTACAGGTATAAATTTACAAGGTGAAAGGGAAGAACTAGGTGTAATATTCCTGTTTAATGTCCCTAACCCTTATGGCCTTTCAGCAGAAGGTGATAATCTCTTTTCTGTAACGGAAAATTCTGGAGATGCTAACTTGATTCAAAGTAAAATCCGTCAGGGAGCTTTGGAAGGGTCTAATGTAGATTTAGCTGAACAAATAGCCTTTTTGATGATGAGTCAAAGGGCTTTAGAAGCAAGTGCTAAATTGGTTCAAGCAACAGATGAAATGATGTCCCAAGCTAATAATTTGAGAAGGTAAATTAAAAGCAAGGTTTATTCTTCAACAATAAACCTTGCTTTTTTATTTTATCTAGAAGGAAAAAATTTAGCTTTAGCGAATAAAATAAAGGGAGGTGAAACTATGGACAAAGAACAATTTTTAAATTTAATGAAAAGGTTTGGAGTATATCTGTATAAAAGATTTTTCTTCTTTAAGGAATACTGTAATAATTATATTTTTTCTACAAGTTTAATTTTTATTGGGTTTGGCCTATTATTATTAAATTTTCTAAATTTAGGTTTTTATAACCCCTTTATTTTAGGATTGTATTTTATAGTTTTACATTTCTTCTATAATAGATATTGGTTGTTTTCTTTATCTGGATCATTACTCTTAACTATCGG
Encoded proteins:
- the spoIIID gene encoding sporulation transcriptional regulator SpoIIID — translated: MNDYIIQRVLEITHYILKTEETVRGISKKFGVSKSTVHKDLVERLPLINKELYGQVKEILEKNKSVRHIRGGESTKLKYMKKELVSE
- the mreB gene encoding rod shape-determining protein MreB, yielding MFRLGKDIGVDLGTATILVTVKGKGVVLHEPSVVAVDSDTQKVLKVGEEARQMLGRTPLNITAVKPLRDGVIADFDLTEVMLKYFITKAAGNSIFAKPRVMVCVPAGITTVEKRAVEEAVYRTGAKAVFLIEEPRAAALGAGLEIFEPYGNMVIDIGGGTTDVAVLSLGSIVEKDSIRVGGNRFDESLIRYIRDKHNLMIGERTAEEIKIKIGTANLQSRNETMEIRGRDIVSGLPKTIEFTSKEAYEAMEEPIHAILRSTHKVLEKTPPELAADIMDKGIIMTGGGAMLHGLDIFLSERLGTPVVLAEDPITCVVRGTGLALEMLDIMQDTLVGSKKSG
- a CDS encoding flagellar hook-basal body protein, producing the protein MIRGLHIAKTGMLTQQRRQENIANNIVNANTPGFKKATAAIAKDRDLFLHRLNDEVLKTSFGNIDRKPKVGPLGTGVFVDETLVNFSTGSLIETNNPLDLSIQGGGFFTLEGNGQTFLTRNGVFTTDSQGYVVNSDGFYLLGQNGRISLNGGEITIKENGDIFVDGNYIDTLQITTVQNPHSLSKLGMNLFTVTERTILGGPQGLIRQGFIEGSNVDLAEEMVELISTLRAYEANQKIIQTHDELLGKAVNEIASVR
- a CDS encoding flagellar hook-basal body protein, producing the protein MIRSLYTASSGILSGQRQVDNVAHNLANINTMGFKANRLDFKDLFYVNLQQNKNLDLENRRSNPGIQIGQGVMPSSITKKLTQGPIITTSNPLDLAIEGQGFFGVEVDGQLLLTRHGNFHLDENGLLVNSDGYPVIGQFNGSLINYREISIDQDGVITGINLQGEREELGVIFLFNVPNPYGLSAEGDNLFSVTENSGDANLIQSKIRQGALEGSNVDLAEQIAFLMMSQRALEASAKLVQATDEMMSQANNLRR